The genome window GTTCGTCTTGTGGCTCGGCCTCATCTGTACTTCTCAGCGAGCACAGCTGCAAACGCTGACAGGTACTTGTCCATCGCTGCATGTGCAATTGGCGTGAAGTCTTCCCCCAGGTGACAGGCCAGGGTGACCAGCATGCACTGAGAGAAGAGCTGCAGGGAAGCCAGAAGTTCAGTCAAGCACAAATGGTTACATTTCTTTTTCAAATCATCCCAAAGCACAAAACAGAACATCATATTTTATTGCACATGTATGTATGTTGAATTAACGTTTCCTTTGAGTGTGTTTTATTTCCCTACTTCCTGCTTTTCTAAGGTAGGATAGTGATGCATGCAACTGGTTATTACTGACTCAGAGACAGAgatcacatttacatttctgtaTGTGATTATCCAGATTCCtttatgaaatgaaaaattaaaatgttccaCAAATCAATCGatgtcacaaaaacataaatCCAAATATGCTGAATTAATATAGGttggcaaacaaataaaaaataagaaaaagaaaataatatatGTGTTTAGGATTTTATGTCATAGACCAAGAATTTATATCCAGCTCTGATACTAAATAACTAAAGTCCAGTCAAACCATCTGCCTGCAGAAGTCACTTGGTCATTAGTAAAGTCTACCtttgtgtaattaattaattttgccCGTTAGAGGATATTACCGTACAAAGAGCATCATGACGTCTAAGGAGCACAATCAGACACATCTGATCTAATGTTGTACAAACAGCCTGCGAAGAAGAACAATGATGACAGAAGCAGCCGAGAGGCccgtgttttgttgttttacatgAATGACATGCACCTTAAAGTTGGTGGGGTCTATGCGGAGCTGGTACGCATGCAAGGTCTGCAAAGGAGCCAGGCTGACAGTCAGCTGACTGATGTCTTTGGCTCCATCTGCTATGGCCAGCACAATCTTTTTCCCGTGAGTGCGTAGGTGGGAGGAATTAGGACTGATGTCTAGATGAGAAAAGTAGGTCTTGGTGCCTGGGAAGGAGGCGAACATCCTATAGAAAAtggaaattatatatatatatatatatatatatatatatatatatatatatatatatatatatatatatatatatatatatatatatatatatatatatatatatatatatatattaaacttATCTGGTAGTGGTTGCAGTTGAAGCGAATAAACATGTTGTGATTAGTGCTTAGTGATTAGGACCTAATCATCATCATACATTGTATTAGGGTCATTTTCATATACTTTATGTTTATGGTTACTATCAACTCTGTGAGTTATTATTTCAAAGagaaaataaattttaattaatttaattctgAAGTAACATATGAACACTTTACTTCAATAGA of Betta splendens chromosome 19, fBetSpl5.4, whole genome shotgun sequence contains these proteins:
- the zgc:163057 gene encoding hemoglobin subunit alpha-D-like; amino-acid sequence: MLSKKEKALIAEIWESLSPVAEDIGSDALLRMFASFPGTKTYFSHLDISPNSSHLRTHGKKIVLAIADGAKDISQLTVSLAPLQTLHAYQLRIDPTNFKLFSQCMLVTLACHLGEDFTPIAHAAMDKYLSAFAAVLAEKYR